A region from the Halomonas piscis genome encodes:
- the cyoA gene encoding ubiquinol oxidase subunit II, producing MRRKSFTRAIGTLLLTTLPLLLAGCGSALLDSRGQIGHEQTRLILTAFGLMLLVVIPVIGMTLWFAVRYRRSNKSAVYQPDWAHSNAIEVVVWLIPCVIIAILATLTWKTTHSLDPHKPLESDADPMEIQVVSLDWKWLFIYPEEGIATVNEVAFPEDVPVRFRVTSGSVMNSFFIPRLGSQIYAMAGMDNDVHLIADEQGTYPGRSTNYSGSGFAGMTFDAIAMSPEGFDDWVAKARESDKSLTFPEQYDHLALPTRDVPVKYFSEISPGLYEDILQSFHTGREADDASSSDGKALLNAKAAE from the coding sequence ATGAGAAGAAAGAGCTTTACGCGCGCCATCGGTACCTTGCTGCTGACCACGCTACCGCTACTGCTGGCGGGGTGCGGGTCTGCCCTGCTGGATTCCAGGGGGCAGATCGGCCATGAGCAGACCCGGCTGATCCTCACCGCCTTCGGCCTGATGCTGCTCGTGGTTATCCCGGTAATCGGCATGACGCTGTGGTTTGCCGTTCGCTACCGCCGCAGCAACAAAAGCGCGGTCTACCAGCCGGACTGGGCGCACTCCAACGCCATCGAGGTCGTGGTCTGGCTGATTCCCTGCGTCATCATCGCGATTCTCGCGACGCTGACGTGGAAAACCACCCACAGCCTCGACCCTCACAAGCCGCTGGAAAGCGACGCCGACCCCATGGAAATCCAGGTCGTGTCGCTGGACTGGAAATGGCTGTTCATCTATCCCGAAGAAGGCATTGCCACGGTCAACGAAGTGGCTTTCCCCGAGGATGTCCCGGTGCGCTTCCGGGTGACGTCCGGTTCGGTGATGAACTCGTTTTTCATTCCGCGCCTGGGCAGCCAGATCTACGCCATGGCGGGCATGGACAACGATGTCCACCTGATTGCCGATGAACAGGGCACCTACCCGGGCCGCTCGACCAACTACAGCGGATCAGGCTTTGCCGGCATGACGTTTGACGCGATTGCCATGTCGCCAGAAGGCTTTGACGACTGGGTCGCCAAGGCACGCGAGTCCGACAAGTCCCTGACGTTCCCCGAGCAGTACGACCATCTGGCGCTCCCCACCCGAGACGTGCCGGTGAAATACTTCTCCGAGATATCGCCCGGGCTTTATGAAGACATCCTGCAAAGCTTTCATACCGGCCGCGAAGCGGATGACGCGTCATCAAGCGATGGCAAGGCACTGCTAAACGCCAAGGCAGCGGAGTAA
- a CDS encoding GreA/GreB family elongation factor, with amino-acid sequence MRRKGFFYTYNKKELGRVLGRIRYLTKRLDELQVVDRLPADTDKVFFGAFVELEDEHGETLSLRIVGHDETDTQKRWISVDAPLARALLGKAVDDDVTVAAPGGEQYYVVTDIRYAPIA; translated from the coding sequence ATTCGAAGGAAGGGGTTCTTTTATACCTACAACAAGAAAGAGCTCGGCCGGGTACTGGGACGCATCCGCTACCTGACCAAGCGCCTGGACGAGCTGCAGGTGGTCGATCGTCTGCCGGCGGACACCGACAAGGTGTTCTTCGGCGCCTTCGTCGAGCTCGAGGACGAGCACGGCGAAACCCTCTCCCTGCGCATTGTCGGTCACGACGAGACCGATACCCAAAAACGCTGGATCAGCGTGGACGCCCCGCTGGCCCGAGCGCTTTTGGGCAAGGCCGTGGACGACGACGTCACCGTGGCCGCGCCCGGCGGCGAGCAGTACTACGTGGTGACGGACATTCGCTACGCCCCCATTGCCTGA
- the gmtY gene encoding gamma-mobile-trio recombinase GmtY, protein MPFAHKVQVRYVDVASGNVYLLPAVYTESGVIASHLRYLAWFSYKSESWKERSVFSLRLLISYINSLSGEIRAIDLLKSFTRSLVTGTIDYESCNDPMGLFWPPRSTFDVNNILFHITHYTDYLARQPEYEAARINPFVKATGYEERLNWCAYYNRNANVFLNHLKKRADAYLEVGRTRAVAGYRDPKIDNDRVVKFPDDMVDVLLQEGFSNSVGVNYKYQLMTMLMNYGGLRKSELFHLYVSDITVHPERRDEALVRVYHPEYGKSPLPDYKNRREYLLAETQYKPRNSYPLSERLHAGWKGALLTSRAGFFEVIFNPPSMAKTFLAVWVKYLKYQRVEPAASFHPFAFTKKNGGPETLKNFQRAHKRAVEKIGLVCKKEFGTTEHGHRHAYGYRARKFGLSRVEIQKSMHHRSPDSCLVYIKPTNEDIREIMRGVADEDA, encoded by the coding sequence ATGCCCTTCGCACATAAGGTCCAAGTCCGCTACGTGGATGTGGCTAGCGGTAATGTTTACTTGTTGCCGGCTGTTTATACTGAAAGTGGAGTGATTGCATCCCACCTCAGATACTTGGCCTGGTTCAGTTACAAAAGTGAGTCTTGGAAAGAAAGGTCAGTCTTTTCACTTCGACTTTTGATTTCTTATATAAATTCGTTGAGTGGCGAGATTAGAGCTATTGACTTACTGAAATCATTCACCCGTTCTTTAGTAACAGGGACTATTGATTATGAAAGCTGTAACGACCCTATGGGGTTGTTCTGGCCCCCGCGTTCAACATTTGATGTGAACAATATCTTGTTTCATATAACACACTACACGGATTATTTGGCCAGGCAGCCTGAATATGAGGCCGCTCGTATAAATCCATTTGTAAAAGCAACGGGTTATGAAGAAAGGTTAAACTGGTGCGCATACTATAATAGAAATGCCAATGTTTTTCTCAATCACTTAAAGAAAAGAGCGGACGCCTATTTGGAAGTTGGGCGAACGAGAGCCGTGGCAGGGTATCGCGATCCTAAAATAGATAACGATAGGGTGGTTAAATTTCCTGATGACATGGTGGATGTTCTTTTGCAGGAAGGGTTTAGCAACTCTGTGGGAGTGAACTACAAATATCAACTAATGACCATGTTGATGAACTATGGGGGGTTGAGGAAGAGTGAGTTATTTCACCTTTACGTTTCAGATATCACTGTGCACCCTGAGCGAAGGGACGAGGCACTGGTTAGGGTGTATCACCCAGAGTATGGGAAGTCACCACTGCCGGATTATAAAAATAGAAGAGAATATCTTCTTGCAGAGACGCAATATAAGCCAAGAAATTCTTACCCGCTAAGCGAGCGGCTTCATGCAGGGTGGAAAGGTGCTCTTCTTACAAGCAGGGCTGGTTTTTTTGAAGTGATTTTTAATCCACCTAGCATGGCGAAAACCTTTTTAGCAGTTTGGGTGAAGTATTTAAAATACCAAAGAGTGGAGCCTGCTGCCAGCTTCCACCCATTTGCATTTACTAAAAAGAATGGCGGGCCTGAAACCTTAAAAAACTTCCAGCGCGCTCACAAGAGAGCCGTAGAAAAAATTGGCTTGGTATGTAAAAAAGAGTTCGGCACGACCGAGCATGGACACAGGCATGCATATGGTTATAGAGCTAGAAAATTTGGTTTGAGTCGGGTTGAAATACAAAAATCCATGCATCATAGAAGTCCTGATTCTTGTCTGGTTTATATTAAGCCAACCAATGAAGATATAAGGGAAATAATGCGGGGTGTTGCTGATGAAGATGCGTAA
- the gmtZ gene encoding gamma-mobile-trio integrase GmtZ gives MKMRKLKMLNVDEDVLKLPKANFSLHEMKLLCKKHGISNSSEYKKRYKEVPGLVAHPERMFPDEWVSYNDFFDIPEFYTYEEVVYKIKGKGIRSQSEYKKYVKDLGDPRFPFDPQGAYAESWKNWYKFLGKEEPFNVEFILPEFKQWRVKIDEFMRQALGGSSKKSYLCRFVRVYIERHDGSKSPQEFLTKQKVNIKPFRDELENFSTDNMRRNVILSVNEFFDYIIGSDLTVEDEETGEVFRLMDARNPFEFMLTDSYVSSPGRSESTKPCLQYHFVRKAQSWIIPDSARSFRDLTHLHEFDSDWVKVERHIIDKDDPDCVYKKAGPFWYLWVPTDWMHTFALTKVPLRGRQIAYNDSGEADEYIPVIKDAGGVAWVKNHAEMAGMTKSQSFIKRYPDDQIGMFVTTNKTSSNNGGYSIPWMPEDLAYWLIKLREWQAKYNPVDFPTSWSRCKRTNLNEIQLKSKGVNCFLFRAFEDVEPKNVGTALTGRLAAAIYHIQPSHLRLSELSGLPNNISCYKSPYTPHSMRVSLITAYVMEMGMPVEVVMKVVGHSSIVMSIYYCKISHGEIRRRLEEGEKIALQAEVEAIQKTIESNKIESVKNQLVSNNEDLLLSLTNSVPAGNFVFRDYGICPFAASRCDDGGDQVGATRVRAPVPMGYLGMQNCLRCRHFITGPVFLGGLMSVGNEILFVSNKQSEKCMRLQEEISTITARLEKIDRDEYIANAKGMNFDQAERVSLEAEQRKLESEYESAAKKMDMFLCDLQSCYKLIRMCVSAVNGVSSDAEDGISLIKMPDSEMEIEMEEVSYFQQLHEICENATIYHSADAAVAIAPRSQLLDRMSVFNELQPSLFMLTDEQQLKVGNQVVGFLRSRLKTWERVGQVVDCSVRLDELMEEERIDRSELSLILKPQLLNETGC, from the coding sequence ATGAAGATGCGTAAGCTTAAGATGCTTAATGTGGATGAGGATGTTCTTAAGCTACCTAAAGCGAATTTTTCTCTGCACGAAATGAAGCTTCTTTGCAAGAAGCATGGGATTAGCAACTCTTCTGAGTACAAGAAGCGATATAAGGAAGTCCCGGGATTGGTTGCTCATCCGGAGAGGATGTTTCCGGATGAGTGGGTTAGCTACAATGATTTTTTTGACATCCCAGAATTCTATACCTACGAAGAAGTTGTTTATAAGATTAAAGGGAAGGGGATAAGGTCTCAGTCAGAGTATAAGAAGTATGTCAAAGACCTCGGCGACCCCAGATTTCCATTTGACCCACAAGGCGCGTATGCAGAAAGCTGGAAAAACTGGTACAAGTTCTTGGGGAAAGAAGAACCATTCAATGTAGAGTTTATCCTGCCTGAATTTAAGCAGTGGCGCGTGAAGATAGATGAGTTTATGAGGCAGGCGCTGGGGGGAAGCTCGAAAAAATCCTATCTATGTAGGTTCGTGAGAGTTTATATTGAGAGGCATGATGGAAGTAAAAGTCCTCAGGAGTTTCTAACAAAGCAAAAAGTCAATATAAAACCATTTAGAGATGAGCTGGAAAATTTCTCAACAGACAATATGAGAAGAAATGTCATACTGTCAGTGAATGAATTTTTTGATTATATCATCGGGTCTGATTTGACTGTGGAGGATGAGGAGACTGGAGAAGTATTCAGGCTGATGGATGCCCGAAATCCATTTGAGTTTATGTTGACCGACTCGTATGTGTCTTCGCCTGGAAGAAGCGAGTCAACCAAACCTTGTCTTCAGTATCACTTTGTCAGGAAGGCCCAGTCATGGATTATTCCAGATTCAGCTAGAAGTTTTCGTGACCTTACACATCTTCATGAGTTCGATTCTGACTGGGTGAAAGTAGAAAGACATATTATTGACAAAGATGACCCAGACTGCGTTTACAAGAAAGCAGGGCCTTTCTGGTATCTATGGGTTCCGACAGACTGGATGCACACCTTTGCTTTGACAAAGGTTCCTCTTCGAGGAAGGCAGATCGCTTATAATGATTCGGGTGAAGCTGACGAATATATACCTGTAATTAAGGATGCTGGAGGAGTGGCGTGGGTAAAGAATCATGCCGAAATGGCAGGGATGACTAAGTCGCAGTCTTTTATTAAGCGCTATCCCGATGACCAGATTGGGATGTTTGTTACAACTAATAAGACATCGTCCAATAATGGCGGTTACTCCATACCATGGATGCCGGAAGATCTTGCATACTGGTTGATTAAGTTGAGAGAGTGGCAGGCTAAATATAATCCTGTCGATTTTCCTACCAGCTGGTCGCGGTGCAAGAGAACCAACTTAAATGAAATTCAGTTGAAGTCAAAAGGTGTTAACTGTTTTTTATTTAGGGCTTTTGAAGATGTTGAGCCAAAAAATGTCGGCACGGCTTTGACGGGCAGGTTGGCAGCTGCCATTTATCATATACAACCATCGCATCTTAGGCTTTCAGAGCTGAGTGGGCTGCCTAATAATATATCTTGTTATAAGTCTCCATACACCCCTCATTCCATGCGGGTGAGCTTGATTACAGCTTATGTTATGGAAATGGGGATGCCGGTTGAAGTTGTCATGAAGGTCGTGGGGCACTCCTCGATCGTCATGTCGATATATTATTGCAAAATATCCCATGGGGAAATAAGGCGGCGATTGGAGGAAGGCGAGAAGATTGCGCTTCAAGCCGAGGTGGAAGCAATACAAAAAACAATTGAGTCCAATAAAATTGAGTCGGTAAAGAATCAGTTAGTTTCTAATAATGAAGACCTTCTGCTGTCGCTAACCAATAGTGTGCCTGCAGGAAATTTTGTATTCAGAGACTATGGTATTTGTCCATTTGCCGCCTCACGCTGCGATGATGGAGGAGATCAGGTCGGCGCGACAAGAGTACGGGCTCCGGTTCCCATGGGGTATTTGGGAATGCAGAACTGTCTTAGGTGCAGGCATTTCATCACAGGACCGGTTTTTCTGGGTGGCTTAATGTCGGTTGGGAACGAGATTTTGTTCGTTTCGAATAAGCAGTCTGAAAAATGTATGCGGCTCCAAGAAGAAATCTCCACAATCACAGCAAGGTTGGAGAAGATAGATCGAGATGAGTATATTGCAAATGCAAAGGGCATGAATTTTGATCAGGCTGAGAGAGTTTCGCTTGAGGCAGAACAAAGAAAGCTGGAGTCAGAGTATGAGAGTGCAGCAAAGAAAATGGACATGTTCCTGTGCGATTTGCAGTCCTGCTATAAGCTAATCAGGATGTGCGTGTCAGCTGTCAATGGTGTCTCTTCTGATGCAGAGGATGGTATTTCGCTGATTAAGATGCCCGATTCCGAAATGGAGATAGAAATGGAGGAGGTCTCTTACTTTCAGCAACTGCATGAGATTTGCGAGAATGCAACAATCTACCATTCGGCTGATGCAGCCGTTGCAATAGCTCCGAGGTCTCAATTGTTGGACCGAATGTCGGTTTTTAATGAGTTGCAGCCGAGCCTTTTTATGTTGACGGATGAGCAGCAGCTTAAAGTTGGTAACCAGGTAGTCGGTTTTTTGAGGTCACGGCTGAAAACCTGGGAAAGAGTTGGCCAGGTCGTTGACTGTTCAGTGAGGCTAGACGAGTTGATGGAGGAGGAGAGAATTGATAGGTCGGAGCTTTCTCTGATTCTAAAGCCTCAGCTATTAAATGAGACGGGCTGCTAA